In Miniphocaeibacter halophilus, the following proteins share a genomic window:
- the rplB gene encoding 50S ribosomal protein L2 codes for MAIRKYKPTSAGLREMSVLSFEEITKTVPEKTLTVSLNKSGGRNAHGRITSRHRGGGAKRRYRLIDFKRDKDGIPATVASIEYDPNRTANIALLHYADGEKRYILAPNGLKVGYKIESGENADIMIGNALKLKDIPVGTMIHNIELKPGKGGQLVRTAGAEAQLMAKEGKYAQVRLPSGEFRLVLQECRATIGQVGNIGNELVTIGKAGRSRHLGKRPHVRGSAMNPVDHPHGGGEGKAPVGRPAPSTPWGKPALGLKTRKKSKKSDMYIVRRRNK; via the coding sequence ATGGCTATAAGAAAATACAAACCAACCTCTGCCGGCTTACGTGAAATGAGCGTATTAAGCTTTGAAGAAATAACAAAGACTGTACCTGAAAAAACTTTAACTGTAAGTTTAAACAAATCAGGTGGAAGAAATGCACATGGTAGAATTACTAGTCGTCATAGAGGTGGCGGAGCAAAAAGAAGATATAGATTAATAGATTTTAAAAGAGATAAAGATGGAATACCAGCTACTGTAGCGTCAATAGAATATGATCCTAACAGAACAGCTAATATTGCATTATTACACTATGCTGATGGAGAAAAAAGATACATTTTAGCTCCTAATGGATTAAAAGTTGGATACAAGATCGAGTCAGGTGAAAATGCTGACATAATGATAGGTAATGCTTTAAAATTAAAGGATATACCTGTTGGTACTATGATTCACAATATTGAACTTAAACCTGGAAAAGGCGGTCAATTAGTAAGAACTGCCGGAGCGGAAGCACAACTAATGGCTAAAGAAGGAAAATACGCACAAGTAAGATTACCTTCAGGTGAATTTAGATTAGTGCTACAAGAATGCCGTGCAACTATAGGACAGGTTGGAAACATAGGTAATGAATTAGTTACTATTGGTAAGGCAGGTCGTTCAAGACATTTAGGAAAAAGACCTCATGTAAGAGGTTCAGCTATGAATCCTGTAGACCATCCACATGGTGGAGGGGAAGGAAAAGCTCCTGTAGGACGTCCAGCACCATCAACTCCTTGGGGTAAACCAGCATTAGGTTTAAAAACTAGAAAGAAAAGTAAGAAATCCGATATGTATATCGTAAGAAGAAGAAATAAGTAA
- the rplD gene encoding 50S ribosomal protein L4, whose amino-acid sequence MPNVTVYNQLGESVGEIELNDAIFGVEVNEHVIYEVVKNQLANKRQGTQSAKTRAEVRGGGRKPWRQKGTGRARQGSTRSPQWTGGGVIFAPKPRDYSYKTPKKIKRLAMKSILSSKVNDEEMIVLDKLSFDNISTKVAKKVLEDVKAAKKALIVVENKDDVVYKSFRNLAGVEIAEAKNINVYDVIKHDSLVMTQDAVKKIEEVFA is encoded by the coding sequence ATGCCTAATGTTACAGTATATAACCAACTAGGAGAATCAGTTGGAGAAATAGAACTTAATGATGCTATATTTGGCGTAGAAGTAAATGAGCATGTTATTTATGAAGTAGTAAAAAATCAACTTGCTAATAAAAGACAAGGCACTCAATCTGCTAAAACAAGAGCTGAAGTAAGAGGTGGAGGAAGAAAGCCTTGGAGACAAAAGGGTACAGGACGTGCTCGTCAAGGAAGTACAAGAAGTCCACAATGGACTGGCGGTGGTGTTATATTTGCACCAAAACCAAGAGATTATAGCTATAAAACACCTAAGAAAATTAAAAGATTAGCTATGAAATCAATATTGTCTTCTAAAGTAAACGATGAAGAAATGATTGTTTTAGACAAATTGAGTTTTGATAATATAAGCACTAAGGTTGCTAAAAAAGTTTTAGAAGATGTTAAAGCAGCTAAAAAAGCGTTAATAGTTGTTGAAAATAAAGATGATGTGGTTTACAAGTCATTTAGAAACTTAGCCGGAGTTGAAATAGCTGAAGCTAAGAACATAAATGTTTATGATGTTATAAAACACGATTCTTTAGTAATGACTCAAGACGCAGTTAAGAAAATTGAGGAGGTGTTCGCTTAA
- the rplV gene encoding 50S ribosomal protein L22, with translation MEAKAIAKYERISPLKVNFICKEIRGKNVDEALAILQFTPKKGARLLEKVLKSAIANAEHNFDLDRDMLYVSEAYANDAPVMKRWRPKAKGAAYPILKRSSHIGVVVKERE, from the coding sequence ATGGAAGCAAAAGCTATAGCAAAATATGAAAGAATTTCACCTCTAAAAGTTAACTTCATCTGTAAGGAAATTAGAGGTAAGAATGTTGATGAGGCACTTGCAATCCTACAATTTACTCCTAAAAAAGGTGCGAGATTGTTAGAAAAGGTATTAAAATCAGCAATTGCCAATGCTGAACACAACTTTGATTTAGATAGAGATATGTTATATGTATCTGAAGCTTATGCAAATGATGCTCCAGTTATGAAAAGATGGAGACCAAAGGCTAAAGGGGCAGCTTATCCTATTTTAAAAAGATCAAGTCATATTGGTGTTGTTGTAAAGGAAAGAGAATAA
- the rpsS gene encoding 30S ribosomal protein S19 gives MGRSVKKGPFCDDHLFKKIEELNESNNKKVVKTWSRRSTIFPQFVGHTIAVHDGRKHLPIYITEDMVGHKLGEFVSTRTYRGHAGKSEKSSKVR, from the coding sequence ATGGGTAGATCCGTAAAAAAAGGACCATTTTGTGATGACCATCTTTTTAAGAAGATAGAAGAATTAAACGAGTCTAATAATAAAAAAGTTGTAAAAACTTGGTCTCGTCGTTCTACAATATTTCCACAATTTGTAGGACATACAATAGCAGTACATGACGGTAGAAAGCATTTACCGATTTATATAACTGAAGATATGGTAGGACATAAATTAGGAGAATTTGTTTCTACAAGAACTTACAGAGGACACGCTGGAAAAAGTGAAAAGAGCAGCAAGGTAAGATAA
- the rplW gene encoding 50S ribosomal protein L23, with product MRSPYDIILKPIITEDSMDKMDLGVYTFKVVKDANKSEIKKAVETVFGEGVKVARVNTMNVVGKMKRVGANQGKTPNWKKAIVKLTEDSKTIEFFDGI from the coding sequence ATGAGATCACCATACGATATAATTTTAAAACCTATAATAACTGAAGATTCAATGGATAAAATGGATCTAGGAGTATATACGTTTAAAGTAGTTAAGGATGCCAATAAGTCTGAAATCAAAAAAGCAGTTGAAACTGTATTTGGTGAAGGTGTAAAAGTAGCAAGGGTAAACACTATGAATGTTGTTGGCAAAATGAAGAGAGTTGGAGCTAACCAAGGTAAAACACCTAATTGGAAGAAAGCTATAGTTAAATTAACTGAAGACTCTAAAACTATTGAATTCTTTGATGGGATATAA